One window of Pectobacterium carotovorum genomic DNA carries:
- the bioF gene encoding 8-amino-7-oxononanoate synthase: protein MSWQQRIDAALVQRQRDDAYRVRRVNQGGSGRWLMQGDHCYLNFSSNDYLGLSHHPEIVRAWQQGAEQYGIGSGGSGHVTGYTDAHAALERQLADWLGYPRALLFISGYAANQAVVAALAQSEDRIFADKLSHASLLEAAAQSPATLRRFKHNQPDNLQTLLEKPADGQTLVVTEGVFSMDGDTAPLSALQAQCRAHDAWLMVDDAHGIGVLGDEGRGSCWQQGVKPELLIVTFGKAFGVSGAAVLCAEPLAEYFLQFARHLIYSTSMPAAQACALSAAVNCVRQGEARRDALQRNIAQFRAGFSNSSYQLMDSQSAIQPLIVGENARAMALMSHLREQGVWVSAMRPPTVPVGSARLRITLTAEHQPEDINRLLTVLHHADRKL, encoded by the coding sequence ATGAGCTGGCAGCAACGTATTGACGCCGCGCTGGTACAGCGTCAGCGGGATGATGCCTACCGCGTACGGCGGGTGAATCAAGGCGGCAGCGGGCGCTGGCTGATGCAGGGCGATCACTGCTACCTGAATTTTTCCAGCAACGACTATCTGGGGTTGAGCCATCACCCTGAGATTGTACGCGCCTGGCAGCAGGGCGCTGAGCAATACGGTATTGGCAGCGGTGGTTCTGGGCATGTGACGGGCTATACCGATGCTCATGCCGCGCTGGAACGTCAGCTTGCCGACTGGTTGGGTTATCCGCGTGCGCTGCTGTTTATTTCAGGCTATGCCGCGAATCAGGCTGTGGTGGCCGCGTTGGCACAGTCAGAAGACCGTATCTTTGCCGATAAGCTCAGTCACGCTTCATTACTGGAAGCGGCTGCACAGTCACCCGCGACCCTGCGGCGCTTTAAACATAATCAGCCCGATAATCTGCAAACGCTGCTAGAGAAACCTGCGGACGGCCAGACGCTGGTGGTGACCGAAGGCGTTTTCAGCATGGATGGCGATACCGCGCCGTTATCAGCGCTACAGGCTCAGTGCCGAGCACACGATGCCTGGCTGATGGTAGACGATGCGCACGGGATTGGCGTGCTGGGTGATGAAGGTCGCGGGAGCTGTTGGCAGCAGGGCGTCAAACCCGAGTTGCTGATTGTCACGTTCGGCAAGGCATTTGGCGTGAGCGGCGCGGCGGTACTGTGCGCTGAACCGCTGGCAGAGTACTTCCTGCAATTCGCTCGTCATTTGATTTACAGCACCTCGATGCCAGCGGCACAGGCCTGTGCGCTGAGCGCGGCAGTCAACTGTGTCCGGCAGGGTGAGGCTCGGCGTGATGCGTTACAACGCAACATCGCCCAGTTCCGTGCGGGTTTTTCCAACTCCTCCTATCAACTGATGGATTCACAGAGCGCGATTCAGCCGCTAATTGTCGGTGAGAATGCGCGGGCAATGGCACTGATGAGCCATCTGCGTGAACAGGGCGTGTGGGTCAGTGCGATGCGTCCTCCGACCGTGCCTGTCGGTAGCGCGCGTCTGCGCATTACGCTGACGGCGGAACACCAGCCGGAAGATATCAATCGCTTGCTTACGGTATTACACCATGCTGACAGAAAACTATAA
- the bioB gene encoding biotin synthase BioB, which produces MADRMYWTLEQAQDLFNKPFLELMFEAQQIHRQHFDPRQVQVSTLLSIKTGSCPEDCKYCPQSSRYRTGIDTERLMQVEQVLESARQAKAAGSTRFCMGAAWKNPHERDMPYLEQMVQGVKAMGMETCMTLGTLHNDQAERLASAGLDFYNHNLDTSPEFYGSIITTRTYQERLDTLDKVRGAGIKVCSGGIVGLGETVRDRAGLLVQLANLPTPPESVPINMLVKVKGTPLADNDDVDPFDFIRTIAVARIMMPASYVRLSAGREQMSEQTQAMCFMAGANSIFYGCKLLTTPNPKEDKDLALFLKLGLNPQQTATEYGDNQQQQRLAEQLVNADSEQFYNAAV; this is translated from the coding sequence ATGGCTGACCGCATGTACTGGACGCTTGAGCAAGCGCAAGACTTATTTAATAAACCCTTTCTGGAACTGATGTTTGAAGCACAGCAGATCCACCGTCAGCATTTTGATCCCCGTCAGGTGCAGGTCAGTACGTTACTGTCGATAAAGACCGGTTCTTGCCCTGAGGACTGTAAATATTGCCCGCAGAGCTCCCGCTATCGTACTGGGATTGATACCGAGCGCCTGATGCAGGTTGAACAGGTGCTGGAATCGGCCCGTCAGGCGAAAGCCGCAGGATCGACGCGCTTTTGTATGGGCGCGGCGTGGAAAAACCCGCACGAGCGCGACATGCCGTATCTGGAACAGATGGTGCAAGGCGTTAAAGCGATGGGGATGGAAACCTGTATGACGCTGGGAACGCTGCACAACGATCAGGCCGAGCGTCTGGCCTCTGCTGGACTGGATTTCTATAACCATAACCTCGATACCTCGCCAGAATTTTACGGCAGCATCATTACTACCCGCACGTATCAAGAGCGTCTGGATACGCTGGATAAAGTGCGCGGCGCGGGCATTAAAGTCTGTTCCGGCGGTATCGTCGGGCTGGGGGAAACCGTGCGCGATCGCGCCGGGCTGCTGGTGCAACTGGCTAACCTGCCGACGCCGCCGGAAAGCGTGCCGATCAACATGCTGGTGAAGGTGAAAGGCACGCCGCTGGCGGATAACGATGATGTCGATCCGTTTGATTTCATTCGTACTATTGCCGTTGCGCGTATCATGATGCCGGCTTCCTATGTACGCCTGTCTGCCGGACGTGAGCAGATGAGCGAACAAACGCAAGCGATGTGCTTTATGGCGGGGGCTAACTCCATTTTCTACGGCTGCAAACTGCTCACGACGCCAAACCCGAAAGAAGACAAGGATCTGGCGCTGTTCCTCAAACTGGGTCTGAATCCACAGCAGACGGCGACCGAATACGGAGATAATCAACAGCAGCAGCGGTTGGCGGAACAGCTGGTTAATGCCGATAGCGAGCAGTTTTATAATGCCGCGGTATAA